In Cottoperca gobio chromosome 1, fCotGob3.1, whole genome shotgun sequence, a genomic segment contains:
- the dand5 gene encoding LOW QUALITY PROTEIN: DAN domain family member 5 (The sequence of the model RefSeq protein was modified relative to this genomic sequence to represent the inferred CDS: deleted 1 base in 1 codon) — MAFPLSLVFLSSWTAVAFTFPHNAFDNIIKGSRVEFESSGSGPDEPVRGIVKVVQLDPRALAQSGFFRAGPIPRRVPSLTSRSSFPSFLTHGRPGPALASKTPVSPLHHLHPKSPTHMELKKRQGLQMWQRAIHKGNKGDKMTLPVTLKDTKQTCSAVPFTQRVTAEGCDTVTVHNRLCFGQCSSLFVPSEGEFAGLVTETGALHHRAPCSRCSPSKVHNVVVPLRCRAEVREKRVMVVEECKCETSREEKSAEAAAHL; from the exons ATGGCTTTCCCTCTCAGCCTTGTCTTTTTGTCAAGTTGGACAGCTGTAGCGTTTACATTCCCTCACAATGCTTTTGACAACATTATTAAAGGATCAAGAGTCGAATTTGAATCATCTGGCAGCGGACCA GATGAACCTGTCCGAGGAATAGTGAAGGTTGTGCAGCTGGACCCTCGTGCCCTGGCCCAGTCAGGGTTCTTCAGAGCCGGACCGATCCCACGAAGAGTCCCCTCCCTCACCTCCAGATCGTCCTTCCCTTCTTTCTTGACTCACGGGCGTCCAGGTCCGGCCCTGGCCTCCAAGACCCCAGTGAGTCCGCTGCACCACCTGCACCCCAAAAGCCCAACTCATATGGAACTAAAGAAGAGGCAAGGCCTGCAGATGTGGCAGAGAGCCATACATAAAGGAAATAAAGGAGACAAAATGACTCTGCCAGTCACCCTGAAGGACACTAAACAGACGTGCTCTGCAGTACCTTTCACTCAG CGCGTGACAGCAGAAGGATGTGACACAGTAACGGTGCACAACAGGCTGTGTTTCGGCCAGTGCAGCTCCCTATTTGTCCCATCTGAAGGGGAGTTTGCCGGGCTGGTAACTGAGACAGGGGCCCTCCACCACCGGGCCCCCTGCTCCCGCTGCTCCCCGTCCAAAGTTCACAATGTGGTCGTGCCTCTGCGCTGCAGAGCTGAGGTCAGGGAGAAGCGAGTGATGgtggtggaggagtgcaagtgTGAGACGAGCCGAGAGGAAAAGAGTGCTGAGGCTGCAGCACACCTGTAA